One genomic segment of Nitrospirota bacterium includes these proteins:
- the larC gene encoding nickel pincer cofactor biosynthesis protein LarC, with translation MKIAWFDCSSGISGDMILGAMVDAGVPFDKLKEGLSQLNLEGYSISANTVLKKGVKATKVDVVIESPDLPGRPLKDLRQIISDSNLSQEIKTKSLSIFQRLAVAESVVHNCPVEDVHFHEVGHIDTIVDIVGSVYAFHLLGIDKVISSPVDTGSGTVKMSHGIFPIPAPVTAELLKDVPVYSSGIERELTTPTGAAIITAFASSFQPLPKMTPSQIGYGAGGWELSEKPNILRVFIGEDAGALGTDEVCVIETNIDDMNPQIYEYLMDRLFEAGALDVYITPIIMKKNRPAQMLSVIADTGTLNVLREIIFRETTSIGVRVGKLSRFVLARDIKEVQLPYGRVRIKISGGSNGVHNIVPEYEDCKALALKTGIPLKDIIELARRSGRE, from the coding sequence GTGAAGATAGCCTGGTTTGATTGTTCCAGCGGTATCAGCGGAGACATGATCCTCGGCGCCATGGTTGATGCCGGTGTCCCCTTTGACAAGCTCAAAGAGGGGCTTTCACAGCTCAACCTTGAAGGATACTCTATCTCTGCCAATACGGTCTTAAAGAAGGGTGTTAAGGCAACCAAAGTGGATGTAGTTATAGAGAGCCCGGACCTTCCAGGCAGGCCTTTAAAAGACTTAAGACAGATCATCTCAGACAGTAATCTTTCGCAGGAAATTAAGACCAAAAGCCTTTCAATATTCCAGCGGCTTGCCGTAGCAGAGTCTGTTGTTCACAATTGTCCGGTTGAAGACGTCCACTTCCATGAAGTAGGACACATAGATACTATTGTGGATATAGTTGGCTCTGTCTATGCCTTTCATCTGCTTGGCATAGATAAGGTCATATCATCTCCGGTTGACACAGGCAGTGGGACTGTCAAAATGTCGCATGGCATCTTCCCCATTCCTGCGCCTGTGACTGCGGAACTCCTTAAGGATGTGCCGGTGTACTCAAGCGGGATTGAGCGGGAATTGACCACCCCTACAGGTGCTGCAATAATCACTGCCTTTGCATCTTCATTTCAGCCTTTGCCAAAGATGACACCCTCTCAGATCGGATACGGCGCCGGTGGATGGGAGTTGAGCGAAAAGCCGAATATCCTGAGGGTATTTATTGGAGAGGACGCCGGGGCACTTGGCACTGACGAAGTCTGCGTCATAGAGACTAACATTGATGACATGAATCCACAGATTTATGAATATCTGATGGACCGCCTATTTGAAGCAGGCGCCCTTGACGTATATATTACGCCAATAATTATGAAGAAGAACAGGCCGGCGCAAATGCTTTCTGTAATCGCAGATACAGGGACATTAAATGTGCTCAGGGAAATAATATTCAGGGAGACAACATCAATCGGGGTCAGGGTAGGAAAGCTGTCCCGTTTTGTCCTGGCACGCGATATTAAAGAAGTCCAGCTCCCCTATGGAAGGGTCCGGATCAAAATTTCGGGAGGCTCGAATGGTGTACACAATATAGTGCCTGAATATGAGGATTGCAAGGCGCTGGCGCTGAAGACAGGTATTCCGCTTAAGGATATAATTGAACTTGCGAGGAGATCGGGCAGAGAGTGA
- a CDS encoding NAD(P)-dependent glycerol-3-phosphate dehydrogenase, producing the protein MSRKIAVLGAGSWGTTLAKLLAEKDNEIRLWVYEKDLVEVIKKERENSIYLPGYKLPENIEPTNSLKEAVTACDIILSVVPSHAVGDVFKELNDFMPDVPVVSATKGITTDTLQTVSEVLGDILSPAVAHKRYAVISGPSFAKEVAQKHPTAITIASANEALAKEMQALFLRSYFRVYTNFDITGVEIGGSLKNVIAIATGCADGLGFGHNTRAALITRGLAEIKRLGTAMGAQAPTFYGLSGLGDLVLTCTGELSRNRTLGYRLGQGVKLRDTFSELSGRGMVAEGVKTTKAAWELAKRYDVSMPITHEVYSLLYEEKDVQQVVHDLMMREAGGE; encoded by the coding sequence ATGAGCCGTAAGATCGCAGTATTAGGTGCAGGCAGTTGGGGTACAACCCTTGCGAAACTGCTTGCTGAAAAAGACAATGAAATCAGGTTATGGGTCTATGAAAAGGATCTCGTAGAGGTTATAAAAAAAGAAAGGGAGAACAGCATATACCTCCCCGGCTATAAACTTCCTGAAAACATTGAACCTACAAATTCACTTAAAGAGGCAGTAACGGCATGTGACATAATACTTTCTGTTGTCCCTTCCCATGCGGTAGGGGATGTATTTAAAGAATTAAATGATTTCATGCCTGATGTCCCGGTGGTAAGCGCTACAAAGGGTATTACAACTGATACACTTCAAACTGTCTCAGAGGTATTAGGAGATATTCTGTCACCGGCAGTGGCACATAAGAGGTATGCTGTAATTTCAGGGCCAAGTTTTGCAAAAGAGGTGGCGCAAAAGCACCCGACGGCCATTACAATTGCCTCGGCCAATGAGGCGCTTGCTAAGGAAATGCAGGCACTGTTCCTACGTTCGTACTTCAGGGTCTATACAAATTTTGATATCACAGGTGTCGAGATAGGCGGGTCTCTTAAGAATGTAATCGCGATTGCCACCGGGTGCGCGGACGGCCTCGGTTTTGGACACAATACAAGAGCGGCACTGATAACCCGCGGGCTTGCAGAGATAAAGAGGCTTGGAACGGCAATGGGTGCACAGGCGCCTACCTTCTACGGGCTATCCGGGCTTGGAGACCTCGTATTGACATGCACTGGTGAGCTCAGCAGGAACAGGACACTTGGGTACAGGCTCGGGCAGGGAGTCAAATTAAGGGATACATTCTCGGAATTGTCAGGCAGGGGTATGGTGGCAGAGGGTGTTAAGACAACAAAGGCGGCATGGGAGCTTGCAAAGAGGTATGATGTCTCAATGCCCATTACACATGAGGTCTATAGCCTGCTATATGAAGAAAAGGATGTACAGCAGGTTGTGCACGACCTGATGATGCGAGAAGCAGGCGGGGAATAA
- the larB gene encoding nickel pincer cofactor biosynthesis protein LarB — translation MKPEDIARILSLVKTGKLGVDKALDRLRHLPYENLDFARIDHHRHLRQGMPEVIYCEGKKVNQVVRIAERILDKKGDIIATRAGQDIFNALSAIDSRAEYNEHGRVVTILHKKKALTKGTVLIVSGGTSDMPVAEEAHALLDAFGSRVKTLYDVGVAGIHRLLDNRDALRKPRVIIVVAGMDGALSSVVGGLASQPVIAVPTSNGYGASFGGVAALLTMLNSCAAGVAVMNIDNGFGAACMAHKINLIGE, via the coding sequence ATGAAACCTGAAGATATTGCCAGGATTTTAAGCCTGGTTAAGACAGGCAAACTTGGTGTAGACAAGGCCCTTGACCGCCTGCGGCATCTGCCCTACGAGAACCTCGATTTTGCCCGCATTGACCACCACCGACACCTGAGGCAGGGGATGCCTGAGGTAATATATTGCGAAGGTAAGAAGGTCAATCAGGTAGTCAGGATAGCTGAACGAATACTCGATAAAAAGGGAGACATCATAGCAACGAGGGCAGGACAGGATATATTCAACGCGCTTTCAGCTATTGACAGCAGGGCTGAGTATAATGAGCATGGCCGGGTCGTAACCATCCTCCACAAAAAGAAGGCCCTCACTAAAGGCACTGTGCTGATTGTTTCAGGTGGCACATCAGACATGCCAGTTGCAGAAGAGGCCCATGCATTGCTTGACGCCTTTGGCAGCAGGGTAAAGACCCTATATGATGTTGGCGTTGCAGGCATCCACAGACTGCTTGATAACCGTGATGCGTTGCGGAAGCCCCGTGTCATCATAGTCGTTGCAGGCATGGATGGAGCCCTTTCAAGCGTGGTCGGCGGCCTTGCCTCCCAGCCGGTTATTGCAGTTCCCACAAGCAACGGATACGGTGCAAGCTTTGGAGGCGTAGCAGCGCTTCTTACCATGCTTAATAGCTGCGCTGCAGGTGTGGCAGTCATGAACATAGACAACGGCTTTGGCGCCGCCTGCATGGCGCACAAGATCAACCTGATCGGCGAGTAG
- a CDS encoding prepilin peptidase, whose product MLLTYLFIFVTGAVIGSFLNVCIYRLPAAQSIVSPASHCPHCKTPIKLYDNIPILGFLLLRGRCRVCGTPISVQYILIELINGAGYTIIAWKFGFYTETAVYALLFSALLTASVIDLHHQIIPDVITIPGIIIGLLASAFILPSGISSAILGLLIGGGLFFIIALISRGGMGGGDIKLIAMIGAFLGLSDVLITIVLSSFIGSIVGIFMMLMFGKGRKYKIPFGPFLATGGILSLFFKQEILEWYLGMDLWRY is encoded by the coding sequence ATGCTCCTAACCTACCTCTTTATCTTTGTCACAGGCGCTGTTATCGGCAGCTTCCTGAATGTGTGCATTTACCGCCTCCCTGCAGCGCAATCCATAGTCTCTCCTGCCTCTCATTGTCCCCACTGCAAAACACCGATAAAGTTGTATGATAATATCCCGATCCTGGGTTTTTTGTTACTGCGTGGAAGGTGCAGGGTTTGCGGCACACCAATTTCAGTTCAATATATCTTAATTGAACTTATAAATGGGGCGGGATATACGATAATAGCATGGAAATTTGGCTTCTATACAGAGACAGCGGTTTATGCACTCCTCTTTTCGGCCCTTCTTACTGCCAGTGTCATAGACCTTCATCACCAGATAATCCCCGATGTCATTACTATTCCCGGAATAATTATAGGGCTTTTGGCAAGCGCATTTATACTCCCGTCCGGGATATCAAGCGCCATCCTGGGATTATTAATAGGTGGCGGTCTCTTTTTTATAATAGCCCTGATAAGCCGTGGCGGGATGGGGGGAGGGGATATTAAATTGATCGCAATGATCGGGGCCTTCCTTGGACTTTCAGATGTCCTGATTACAATTGTCCTGTCCTCATTTATCGGCTCTATTGTCGGGATTTTCATGATGTTAATGTTTGGCAAGGGGAGGAAGTATAAGATCCCATTCGGGCCTTTCCTTGCCACAGGTGGTATATTGAGCCTGTTCTTTAAACAGGAGATCCTTGAATGGTATCTTGGGATGGACCTATGGCGCTATTAG